The following coding sequences are from one Lycium ferocissimum isolate CSIRO_LF1 chromosome 3, AGI_CSIRO_Lferr_CH_V1, whole genome shotgun sequence window:
- the LOC132049243 gene encoding polygalacturonase-2-like produces MSIIQRIILIILLVISISTCRSSPHECDADDDLSIQAHNNLEQEFGHDFQAYPSYLDSITEGNSINQDQIHGFNDNVEEIANGVALIDVSSLGAKGDGDTDDTMAFEKAWEEACSSNIPVNFVVQHNKNYLLKQITFSGPCKSSISMQVFGSLEASDNTSHYDKDRRHWILFNNVQNLTVGGGGIINGNGKIWWQNSCKINKSLPCKEAPTALTFYNCKKLKVKNLKIINAQQFHVSFEKCTNVEASNLMVTAPENSPNTDGIHVTNTQNIQISDSTIGTGDDCISITKGSQTVHATDITCGPGHGISIGSLGSGNSEAHVSDIIVSGAKLSGTANGLRIKTWQGGSGNASNIVFQNVEMRGVKNPIIIDQNYCDQNDPCKEQNSAVQVKNVVYQNIKGTSATKVAINFSCSKSFPCEGIVMQNINLVGESGTSKAICKNIQFSKVETVSPHCTEGKS; encoded by the exons ATGTCTATCATCCAAAGgatcattctaattattcttttGGTTATATCAATTTCAACTTGTAGAAGTAGCCCCCATGAATGTGATGCTGATGATGATTTATCCATACAAGCTCACAACAATCTAGAACAAGAATTTGGTCATGACTTTCAAGCTTATCCTTCTTATTTGGACTCCATTACTGAAGGCAACAGCATTAATCAAGATCAAATTCATGGTTTCAATGATAATGTTGAAGAGATTGCTAATGGGGTTGCATTAATTGATGTAAGTAGCTTAGGAGCTAAGGGTGACGGAGATACAGACGATACTATG GCATTTGAGAAAGCTTGGGAAGAAGCATGTTCATCTAACATACCTGTCAACTTTGTGGTTCAGCACAACAAGAATTATCTTCTGAAACAAATCACTTTTTCAGGTCCATGCAAATCTTCCATTTCAATGCAG GTTTTTGGATCCTTAGAAGCATCTGATAATACTTCACACTATGATAAAGATCGAAGGCATTGGATTCTTTTCAATAATGTTCAAAACTTAACTGTTGGAGGAGGAGGAATTATCAATGGCAATGGAAAAATATGGTGGCAAAATTCGTGCAAAATCAATAAATCACTG CCATGCAAGGAAGCACCAACG GCCTTAACCTTCTACAACTGCAAGAAGTTGAAAGTGAAGAACCTTAAGATAATAAATGCACAACAATTTCATGTCTCTTTTGAGAAATGCACTAATGTTGAAGCTTCAAATTTGATGGTCACTGCTCCAGAAAATAGCCCTAACACTGATGGAATCCATGTGACAAAtactcaaaatattcaaatatcTGACTCTACTATTGGAAcag GGGATGATTGTATTTCCATAACAAAAGGATCTCAAACGGTGCATGCAACGGATATTACTTGTGGACCAGGCCATGGTATAAG TATTGGAAGCTTAGGATCTGGAAATTCAGAAGCTCACGTGTCTGATATTATTGTGAGTGGAGCCAAGCTTTCTGGTACTGCAAATGGACTCAGGATCAAGACTTGGCAG GGAGGATCTGGAAATGCGAGCAACATCGTATTTCAAAATGTGGAAATGCGAGGAGTGAAGAACCCCATAATCATAGACCAAAACTATTGTGATCAAAATGATCCATGTAAAGAACAG AATTCTGCCGTTCAAGTGAAAAATGTGGTGTATCAGAACATCAAGGGCACAAGTGCAACAAAGGTGGCCATAAATTTTAGTTGCAGCAAGAGCTTCCCATGTGAAGGAATTGTAATGCAGAATATAAATTTGGTAGGGGAAAGTGGAACTTCAAAGGCTATTTGCAAAAATATCCAATTCAGCAAAGTTGAAACAGTCTCACCACATTGCACTGAAGGAAAAAGTTGA
- the LOC132050749 gene encoding uncharacterized protein LOC132050749 gives MGLSYSSQEKNGVSILVDRELRDLVVGVRRVSDRLMIIKIVVGGHTLNVVSAYAPQAGQDEEIKRRFWEDLDEVVRGFSHSEKLFLGGNFNSHIETSARGYDDVHGGFGFGDMNERGTTLLDFMRAFDLVIVNSSFQKREEHLVTFRSTRAKTQIDYLLSRKCDRRGLQGYPERDPHDPT, from the coding sequence ATGGGTTTAAGTTATAGTTCTCAGGAGAAGAACGGAGTTAGCATTCTGGTTGACAGAGAGCTCCGTGATCTGGTAGTAGGGGTCAGGAGGGTGAGCGATAGGCTGATGATTATTAAAATAgtagttggagggcatactttaAACGTGGTTAGTGCTTACGCACCGCAAGCGGGCCAGGATGAGGAGATCAAAAGGCGATTCTGGGAGGATTTGGACGAGGTTGTGAGGGGTTTTTCGCACTCAGAGAAGCTTTTTCTTGGTGGTAATTTCAATAGCCACATCGAGACGTCGGCTAGGGGATACGATGATGTGCATGGAGGCTTCGGGTTTGGGGATATGAATGAGAGAGGTACGACGCTGTTAGATTTCATGAGAGCTTTCGATTTGGTGATAGTGAACTCTAGTTTTCAGAAGAGGGAAGAGCACTTGGTCACCTTTCGGAGTACGAGGGCCAAGACACAAATTGATTACCTACTCTCCCGAAAGTGCGATAGACGCGGATTGCAAGGTTATCCTGAGCGAGACCCTCACGACCCAACATAG
- the LOC132050750 gene encoding uncharacterized protein LOC132050750 — translation MKWKLASGVLCDKKVPPILKGKFYKVVVRLTILYGTECWPVKKAHVQKMKVAEMRMLIWMCGHTRRDRIRNEVIRDKMDVASVVDKMREGRLRWFGHMQWRCVDAPVTRCERMAMVGLKRGRGRPKKAWGEVIRQDMTLLQLTEDITGDRRGWRSSIRVEG, via the coding sequence atgaaatggaagctTGCATCAGGGGTGTTGTGCGATAAGAAAGTGCCGCCTATACTAAAgggaaagttctacaaagtggtggttagactgACTATATTGTATGGGACGGAATGCTGGCCAGTTAAGAAAGCTCATGTCCAGAAGATGAAGGTAGCAGAGATGCGGATGCTAATATGGATGTGCGGGCATACCAGGAGAGATAGGATTCGAAATGAAGTGATTCGGGACAAGATGGATGTGGCTTCTGTGGTGGATAAGATGCGGGAAGGGAGGTTGAGATGGTTCGGCCATATGCAATGGAGATGCGTTGATGCGCCAGTGACGAGGTGTGAGAGGATGGCAATGGTGGGCCTGAAGAGAGGGAGGGGTAGGCCCAAGAAGGcctggggagaggtgattcggCAGGATATGACGCTacttcagcttaccgaggacatcaCAGGTGATAGGAGGGGCTGGAGGTCGAGTATCAGGGTAGAGGGCTAG